The Mytilus galloprovincialis chromosome 4, xbMytGall1.hap1.1, whole genome shotgun sequence genome contains a region encoding:
- the LOC143072052 gene encoding G kinase-anchoring protein 1-like — MAKVEQSRFALLKIEDDDDDDNSKPTNNANKSNNQSTNKKNKKKKKKAEQQQENDELKHLAFAKPGSNKQRNKQNGHSEVSDDQWKDWKKADKNYAAESYEKDLEQALLQSKVEFEQKKEVTKSFKDAGINIDDESTKEKKKKKKDKPQTMSLEEFNTGGKMSNSDEFISVHPPSKPETPVTEADPKFFSHVEGDVERILRKEKMQEEYQKQYAAEKVMTAKHSSETAKKDKEIEFLKATVKKLEEEFKQVKKRNKQLCVILAQGEMKEKAEVLMQVQQLSEVKDELTQQVQELTGELEKERSKVHSLKTELDKIKGHGTKHSGK; from the exons ATGGCAAAAGTTGAACAATCAAGATTTGCTCTTTTAAAAATtgaggatgatgatgatgacgataaTTCTAAACCCACAAACAATGCTAACAAATCAAATAACCAGAGCACAAAcaaaaagaataagaaaaagaagaaaaaggcaGAACAACAGCAAGAAAACGACGAG ctcAAACACTTAGCATTTGCTAAACCAGGATCtaataaacaaagaaataaacagaaTGGTCACTCTGAAGTATCTGATGACCAGTGGAAGGACTGGAAGAAAGCGGACAAAAAT TATGCAGCAGAATCATATGAAAAAGATCTGGAACAAGCTTTACTTCAGAGTAAAGTGGAGTTTGAACAAAAGAAAGAG GTCACAAAGTCATTTAAAGATGCTGGTATAAATATAGATGATGAAAGCACAAaggaaaagaagaagaaaaagaaggaCAAACCACAGACAATGAGCCTAGAAGAATTCAACACAGGaggaaaaatgtcaaattcagATG AATTCATATCAGTACACCCACCCAGTAAACCAGAAACACCTGTCACAGAGGCAGACCCAAAGTTCTTTAGTCATGTGGAAGGAGATGTAGAAAGAATTCTTAGAAAAGAAAAAATGCAAGaagaatatcaaaaa caATATGCAGCAGAAAAAGTTATGACAGCTAAGCATAGTTCAGAAACAGccaaaaaagataaagaaattgAATTTCTAAAAGCTACAGTTAAAAAATTGGAG gAAGAATTTAAACaagtaaagaaaagaaataaacaactgTGTGTTATATTAGCTCAGGGAGAAA TGAAAGAAAAGGCAGAAGTATTAATGCAGGTGCAACAATTATCAGAAGTTAAAGATGAGCTCACACAACAG GTCCAAGAATTAACAGGAGAATTAGAAAAAGAGCGATCAAAAGTACATTCATTGAAAACAGAATTGGATAAAATAAAAGGACAT GGAACCAAGCATAGTGGAAAGTGA